In Thermosynechococcus sichuanensis E542, a single genomic region encodes these proteins:
- the ggt gene encoding gamma-glutamyltransferase, producing the protein MGQGFSLGKLRGRSPFLAIVLAVIFLPTPPAPAQTISQRGMVTAAQPAAAKVGRDILKAGGNAVDAAVATAFMISVVEPYAAGIGGGGFALVYHASSQTIHALDFRERAPLQATPTMYLNEKGEVMPRASLDGVLAAGTPGTVAGLAALHQRYGQLPWSQVVAPAIQAAQQGFAVTPRYQQWATMRQAVLQQDTTAARIFLRDSQVPPLGTIIQQSELAKTLGAIARDPRSFYQGWIATAIADFMAQQGGKITPEDLRTYTPVWREPICGTYRGFQVCSMPPPSSGGVALVQMLNLWQLLPPARTLKERGHYLASVMQIAYADRARYLGDSDFVPVPVAALTHPRYAQQRVVEILPRRVRPQAAVSAATPLQLAESDNTSHLNVVDAQGNAVSLTFTINGPFGAGVVVPQTGILLNNEMDDFAIAPNQPNLFGVVGIQSDNAPLANGIEPGKRPLSSMSPTIVLKDNRLNMVLGSPGGSRIITTVLQLFLNVVDLGQDAATAVARPRIHQQWVPDTLFVEPTIPRAWIQAWQQWGYRVEQTRPWGNASLIRVLDQGQLEGAADPRGEGAAIGW; encoded by the coding sequence ATGGGGCAAGGGTTTAGTCTAGGGAAGCTACGGGGGCGATCGCCCTTCCTCGCTATCGTCCTAGCGGTTATATTCTTGCCCACCCCACCCGCCCCAGCTCAAACCATTAGCCAGCGGGGAATGGTCACAGCGGCTCAACCCGCAGCAGCAAAAGTAGGAAGAGACATCCTCAAAGCAGGGGGCAATGCCGTGGATGCCGCCGTGGCAACGGCATTTATGATCTCAGTGGTCGAACCCTATGCCGCTGGAATTGGCGGTGGTGGCTTTGCCCTTGTCTATCACGCTTCATCCCAAACCATACATGCCCTTGATTTTCGGGAGCGGGCACCCCTGCAAGCGACACCAACAATGTATTTGAACGAAAAGGGGGAGGTGATGCCCCGCGCCAGTTTGGATGGGGTTTTGGCCGCAGGTACCCCCGGCACCGTTGCTGGCTTAGCCGCTTTGCACCAGCGCTATGGTCAACTGCCTTGGTCTCAGGTGGTGGCACCTGCCATTCAGGCGGCGCAGCAGGGATTTGCAGTTACCCCGCGTTATCAGCAGTGGGCGACGATGCGCCAAGCTGTTCTGCAGCAGGATACCACCGCCGCGCGCATTTTCCTCAGAGATAGCCAAGTTCCCCCCTTGGGCACGATAATTCAACAGTCAGAGTTGGCAAAAACCTTGGGGGCGATCGCCCGTGATCCGCGAAGCTTTTATCAGGGTTGGATTGCCACAGCGATCGCAGACTTTATGGCGCAGCAAGGGGGCAAAATCACCCCAGAGGATTTACGAACCTATACCCCCGTCTGGCGAGAGCCAATTTGTGGCACCTACCGTGGGTTTCAGGTCTGTTCGATGCCACCCCCCTCTTCTGGTGGCGTTGCCCTTGTCCAAATGCTCAACCTCTGGCAACTGCTGCCCCCTGCTCGTACCCTCAAGGAGCGTGGTCACTACCTAGCCAGCGTGATGCAAATTGCCTATGCCGATCGCGCCCGTTACCTCGGTGATAGTGACTTTGTACCTGTGCCTGTAGCTGCCCTCACCCATCCTCGCTATGCCCAACAGCGGGTGGTTGAAATTCTTCCTCGGCGTGTCCGTCCCCAAGCGGCTGTGAGTGCTGCCACCCCGCTCCAACTGGCAGAGTCGGACAACACCAGTCACCTGAATGTGGTGGATGCTCAAGGGAATGCCGTCAGTCTCACGTTTACAATCAATGGCCCCTTTGGGGCCGGGGTGGTTGTACCACAAACGGGGATTCTCCTGAACAATGAGATGGATGATTTTGCCATTGCCCCCAATCAACCCAACCTTTTTGGGGTCGTCGGTATTCAATCGGACAACGCCCCCCTTGCTAATGGTATTGAACCCGGCAAGCGTCCTCTCTCGAGCATGAGTCCGACAATTGTTCTAAAGGATAACCGCCTCAATATGGTCTTAGGCTCCCCCGGCGGCAGTCGCATTATTACCACTGTGCTGCAACTGTTTTTGAATGTCGTTGATTTAGGGCAGGATGCCGCCACCGCCGTTGCTCGTCCTCGGATTCATCAGCAGTGGGTACCGGATACCCTCTTTGTCGAGCCAACCATTCCTAGGGCTTGGATTCAAGCGTGGCAGCAGTGGGGCTATCGGGTTGAGCAAACCCGTCCTTGGGGCAATGCCAGCTTAATTCGCGTTTTGGATCAGGGACAATTGGAAGGGGCAGCGGATCCTCGAGGCGAAGGGGCTGCCATTGGTTGGTAG
- a CDS encoding competence/damage-inducible protein A yields MSAEIICVGTELLLGEILNSNAQFLAQQLASLGIPHYYQTVVGDNPTRIKKVVAIACDRARLLIFTGGLGPTPDDLTTETLADFFQAPLEERPEIIADLERKYAHRGGFSPSNRKQALLPVGAQILPNPIGSAPGMIWQPRTGLLILTFPGVPAEMKQMWQETAVPFLRSQGWGKEVIYSRVLRFWGIPESVLAEKVAVQIAREHPTVAPYAGNGETRLRITVRAKDEAEAQQLIQPVEAEIRQIVGLDCYGADEDTLASAVAHLLQERHQTVAVAESCTGGGLGEMLTRLPGSSLYFKGGVIAYANEVKVNLLGVNPQDLEQEGAVSAVVAAEMALGVKTRLASDWGVSITGIAGPGGATLTKPVGLVYIGVALPNGEVITREFRLSGQRGRDWVRHLSVMNALDVLRRQLLVNP; encoded by the coding sequence ATGAGTGCAGAAATTATTTGCGTCGGCACGGAGTTGCTGCTGGGGGAGATTCTCAACAGTAATGCCCAGTTTTTGGCGCAACAACTGGCAAGCTTGGGTATTCCCCACTATTACCAAACTGTCGTTGGCGACAATCCCACGCGGATTAAGAAAGTCGTGGCCATTGCCTGCGATCGCGCCCGCCTATTAATTTTCACGGGAGGTCTTGGCCCTACGCCCGATGATCTCACCACCGAAACCCTCGCGGATTTCTTTCAAGCCCCCCTTGAAGAACGCCCAGAAATTATTGCTGACCTAGAACGCAAGTATGCCCATCGCGGCGGCTTTAGCCCCAGTAACCGCAAGCAAGCCCTCCTGCCCGTGGGTGCTCAAATCTTACCCAACCCCATTGGCAGTGCCCCTGGCATGATCTGGCAGCCGCGTACGGGTCTCCTTATCCTCACATTTCCCGGTGTGCCTGCGGAAATGAAGCAAATGTGGCAAGAAACGGCGGTGCCCTTTTTGCGCTCCCAAGGCTGGGGAAAAGAGGTGATCTACAGCCGTGTGCTGCGTTTTTGGGGTATTCCAGAATCGGTGCTGGCGGAAAAAGTGGCCGTCCAAATTGCCCGTGAACATCCCACTGTAGCCCCCTATGCTGGCAATGGCGAAACCCGCCTCCGCATTACCGTACGCGCTAAGGATGAAGCGGAAGCTCAGCAGTTAATTCAGCCCGTCGAAGCAGAGATTCGCCAAATTGTTGGCCTAGATTGCTATGGTGCCGATGAGGATACCCTCGCCAGTGCGGTGGCTCACCTCCTCCAAGAACGACACCAAACGGTGGCCGTGGCAGAGTCCTGTACAGGCGGTGGCCTTGGCGAAATGCTGACGCGACTGCCGGGGAGTTCCCTCTACTTCAAAGGAGGGGTGATTGCCTATGCCAACGAAGTTAAGGTGAATTTACTGGGGGTGAATCCTCAGGATCTTGAGCAAGAGGGGGCTGTGAGTGCCGTGGTGGCGGCTGAAATGGCATTGGGGGTCAAGACTCGTTTGGCCAGTGATTGGGGTGTGAGTATTACAGGCATTGCTGGTCCGGGGGGAGCGACGCTCACTAAACCGGTGGGACTGGTCTATATTGGTGTGGCACTGCCCAACGGCGAGGTGATCACCCGTGAATTTCGCCTCAGCGGTCAACGGGGACGGGATTGGGTGCGGCATCTGAGTGTGATGAATGCCCTCGATGTATTACGGCGGCAGTTATTGGTGAATCCATGA
- a CDS encoding DUF29 domain-containing protein: protein MQSNLYESDFYAWTLEQAKWDYQRQKRSKSWRATIREQRRAVGKLIHQNPSLQPYLPQAIAEAYESGKDLVVRETPLDYSDLPDTCPYPLEKVLDSQFPYQ from the coding sequence ATGCAAAGCAATCTTTATGAAAGCGACTTTTATGCTTGGACTCTAGAGCAGGCAAAGTGGGACTATCAGCGGCAAAAACGTAGTAAAAGCTGGCGAGCAACCATTCGCGAACAACGGCGAGCTGTGGGGAAGCTGATCCATCAAAACCCCAGCCTGCAACCCTACCTACCACAGGCGATCGCTGAGGCCTATGAATCTGGCAAAGATTTAGTGGTGCGTGAAACCCCCTTGGACTACTCAGATCTCCCTGACACCTGCCCCTACCCCTTGGAGAAAGTCTTGGATAGCCAATTTCCTTACCAATAG
- a CDS encoding L-threonylcarbamoyladenylate synthase has translation MAQVSMAALVAAVRTGNWLISFPTDTVPALASRCDRGELIYTAKERQRDKPLILMGGNPEQLWPFVRGSAAEWEQWSVMAARYWPGAVTLVLPAAELPPGLNPLGTGTIGLRVPDWPPAQALLEQTGPLATTSINRSGQPPLVELGAIAQAFPQVLTLHPWQLPPSPPQPSTVVQWQGGEWHVLRQGRVEIKTP, from the coding sequence ATGGCACAGGTGAGTATGGCCGCCTTGGTGGCCGCAGTGCGCACAGGCAATTGGTTGATTAGTTTTCCCACGGATACTGTACCGGCCTTGGCCAGTCGGTGCGATCGCGGGGAATTGATCTACACCGCCAAGGAGCGCCAACGCGATAAACCCTTGATCCTCATGGGCGGCAATCCTGAGCAACTTTGGCCGTTTGTGCGCGGCAGTGCCGCTGAATGGGAGCAGTGGTCTGTCATGGCAGCGCGTTATTGGCCGGGGGCAGTGACCTTGGTGTTACCCGCTGCTGAACTTCCCCCCGGCTTGAACCCCCTCGGCACCGGCACTATTGGCTTACGGGTTCCCGACTGGCCGCCTGCCCAAGCCCTCCTTGAGCAAACAGGACCGTTGGCCACTACCAGTATTAATCGTTCGGGACAGCCGCCGCTCGTTGAATTGGGGGCGATCGCCCAAGCGTTTCCCCAAGTGTTGACGCTCCACCCTTGGCAGTTACCCCCTAGTCCGCCACAACCCTCAACCGTGGTGCAATGGCAAGGGGGGGAATGGCACGTCCTGCGCCAAGGGCGAGTGGAGATTAAAACACCCTAA
- a CDS encoding NAD(P)H-quinone oxidoreductase subunit F, with amino-acid sequence MPNSLLETSWWVPCYGLVGAALTLPWATGLVRRTGPRPAAYFNLLMTIAAFIHGFFLLQQTRSGATATIVWHWLQAPGLDLSFSILVNSVTTAAMELVTGLSILAQIFALGYLEKDWGMARFFALMGFFEAALSGIAISNSLLLSYGLLEMLTLSTYLLVGFWYAQPLVVKAARDAFLTKRVGDILLLMGVVAVGSLAGSYDFPDLYEWAEQVNLADGWGFLLGLALIAGPTGKCAQVPLHLWLDEAMEGPNPASIMRNSVVVAAGAYILIKLQPILVACPGANIALILIGAVTAISESLVSIAQIDIKRALSHSTSAYLGLVFIGVGTNWTDFALFVLLTHAIAKALLFMSIGSVIMTTNCQDLTELGGLGGRMPATSSAFVIGGLSLIGCLPLGAFWSFYRGIDYYWPALPGLVGLILVVNLLTAVNLTRVFRLVFLGSAQPKTRRAPEVPWPLAVPMVTLSILNLLVPFILQRVQLLPETIDWTIVALLVVSGFGGILLGGFVTLKRSWTRSIKVPLRFVQDLLAYDFYIEELYRYTVVWAVRSLSQLSAWVDRHIVDRIVNTTGVASLVGGELLKYSASGQSQAYLLLVFVGVAILGGAIAWLLL; translated from the coding sequence ATGCCAAATTCACTGTTAGAAACCAGTTGGTGGGTGCCCTGTTATGGCTTAGTGGGTGCAGCCCTGACATTGCCGTGGGCCACCGGTCTTGTGCGGCGCACCGGGCCTCGACCCGCAGCCTATTTCAACCTCTTGATGACGATTGCGGCTTTTATTCACGGCTTTTTCCTATTGCAACAAACTCGCAGTGGCGCCACCGCAACGATTGTTTGGCATTGGCTACAAGCTCCTGGGCTAGATTTATCTTTTTCAATTCTTGTGAATAGTGTCACCACAGCAGCAATGGAATTGGTGACGGGTCTGAGTATCCTCGCCCAGATTTTTGCCCTTGGTTACCTCGAAAAGGACTGGGGCATGGCGCGGTTCTTTGCTCTCATGGGCTTTTTTGAAGCAGCCCTCAGTGGCATTGCCATTAGTAACTCGCTTCTGCTCAGCTATGGACTACTGGAGATGCTGACGCTCTCCACCTATTTGCTCGTTGGCTTTTGGTATGCTCAGCCCCTCGTGGTCAAAGCCGCACGGGATGCCTTTCTCACGAAACGGGTAGGGGATATTCTCCTGCTGATGGGGGTCGTTGCTGTGGGAAGCCTTGCGGGCAGCTACGATTTTCCTGATCTCTATGAATGGGCAGAGCAGGTCAACTTAGCGGATGGTTGGGGCTTTTTACTGGGCTTAGCTTTAATTGCTGGCCCCACCGGTAAATGTGCCCAAGTACCTTTACACCTCTGGCTCGATGAAGCGATGGAAGGCCCCAACCCTGCCTCAATCATGCGCAACTCAGTCGTGGTAGCTGCGGGAGCCTATATTCTCATTAAGCTACAGCCAATTCTTGTGGCCTGTCCGGGGGCAAACATTGCGCTGATCCTGATTGGGGCAGTGACCGCCATCAGTGAATCTCTTGTCTCCATTGCCCAAATTGACATTAAGCGAGCACTGTCCCACTCGACGAGCGCGTATCTGGGATTGGTCTTCATTGGTGTCGGCACGAACTGGACGGATTTTGCCCTGTTTGTGTTGCTCACCCACGCGATCGCCAAGGCATTGCTCTTTATGAGTATTGGCAGTGTGATTATGACCACCAACTGTCAGGATTTGACGGAATTGGGGGGCTTAGGCGGACGAATGCCAGCCACCAGTTCAGCCTTTGTCATCGGCGGTCTATCCCTGATTGGCTGTCTGCCCTTGGGTGCCTTTTGGTCGTTTTATCGCGGCATTGACTACTACTGGCCAGCGCTGCCGGGGTTGGTAGGTCTGATTTTGGTTGTGAATTTGCTGACGGCTGTGAATCTCACCCGTGTCTTTCGCTTGGTCTTCCTAGGGTCTGCTCAGCCGAAAACCCGCCGTGCCCCTGAAGTGCCTTGGCCTCTAGCGGTGCCGATGGTGACCTTGAGTATCTTGAATTTGCTGGTGCCCTTTATCTTGCAGCGAGTGCAGTTGTTACCAGAGACTATCGATTGGACGATTGTGGCGCTCCTTGTGGTGTCGGGCTTTGGCGGGATTCTTCTGGGTGGGTTTGTGACGCTCAAGCGTAGTTGGACGCGCTCCATTAAGGTGCCCCTGCGCTTTGTGCAGGATCTGCTAGCCTATGATTTCTATATTGAAGAACTCTACCGTTATACGGTGGTTTGGGCGGTGCGATCGCTCTCGCAGTTGAGCGCTTGGGTGGATCGCCACATTGTGGATCGAATTGTGAATACAACAGGTGTGGCGTCCCTTGTGGGGGGTGAGTTGCTGAAGTACAGTGCCAGCGGTCAATCCCAAGCCTACTTACTGCTGGTATTTGTTGGTGTGGCGATTCTCGGAGGGGCGATCGCATGGCTACTACTGTAA
- a CDS encoding glycosyltransferase family 4 protein has product MLYHLIAFLAAIAVVLLVTPIVNDLGHKAGFVDRPNERKIHTRPMVRLGGISIFLGNLVALLIVWNAGGFGVLPQPAEYEIWGVTLGGVAFFLIGLADDLLTLPALLRLVLQFLVAGIVWAVGVKIRIITVPFMGIVDLGWLSLPLTTVWLVGIANAINFIDGVDGLAAGVSGIAASAMFFVCMLMGEPEAGLLAAALAGGALGFLRYNFNPAQIFMGDGGAYFMGFTLAGLGVIGLVKAYTAVAILLPLLILAVPILDTSTVVFHRLLKGQSPFAPDKRHLHHRLLKAGLSQRVTVLFIYCLTLWVGSLALALAGLPGGWGYAVAASLLMGFASWYVWQRLRSSEND; this is encoded by the coding sequence ATGCTGTACCACCTGATTGCCTTTCTTGCTGCCATTGCCGTTGTCCTCTTGGTCACCCCCATTGTCAATGACCTTGGACATAAAGCTGGGTTTGTGGATCGCCCCAATGAACGCAAGATTCACACCCGTCCGATGGTGCGCCTCGGTGGCATCTCTATCTTTCTCGGTAATCTGGTGGCACTGCTGATTGTCTGGAATGCTGGCGGTTTCGGTGTCCTGCCCCAGCCGGCAGAGTATGAAATTTGGGGGGTCACCCTTGGGGGGGTGGCCTTTTTTCTCATTGGCCTAGCGGATGATCTGCTGACTTTACCAGCACTCCTACGCCTTGTCCTGCAATTTCTTGTGGCGGGTATTGTCTGGGCGGTGGGGGTGAAAATTCGCATTATTACCGTGCCCTTTATGGGCATTGTTGACCTCGGCTGGCTCAGTTTGCCCTTGACCACCGTGTGGCTGGTGGGGATTGCCAATGCCATTAACTTTATTGATGGTGTGGATGGTCTGGCAGCGGGAGTGTCCGGTATCGCCGCCTCCGCGATGTTTTTCGTCTGTATGCTGATGGGAGAGCCAGAAGCAGGACTCTTAGCCGCCGCCTTGGCGGGAGGGGCACTGGGGTTCCTGCGCTACAACTTCAATCCCGCCCAAATTTTCATGGGAGATGGGGGTGCCTACTTCATGGGGTTTACCCTCGCCGGTTTGGGGGTGATTGGACTCGTCAAGGCCTATACGGCGGTGGCCATTCTGCTACCTCTCTTAATTTTGGCGGTACCCATTTTGGATACGTCAACGGTCGTTTTTCACCGCCTTCTGAAAGGGCAGTCTCCCTTTGCGCCCGATAAGCGACACTTGCACCATCGCCTTCTCAAAGCGGGGCTTTCGCAGCGGGTAACGGTGCTGTTTATCTATTGCTTGACACTGTGGGTGGGCAGTCTTGCTTTGGCTTTGGCGGGTTTGCCAGGAGGATGGGGCTATGCCGTGGCAGCATCTCTTCTGATGGGCTTTGCCTCGTGGTATGTCTGGCAACGGCTACGTAGCAGCGAAAATGACTGA
- a CDS encoding NADH-quinone oxidoreductase subunit M: MATTVMPLLSFLLWVPLLGALALTLLPTETAGRTYRSLAVIMAAIALVVSLAIARLFDPANAAPQLTEVIPWLEPLGLSYRLSVDGLSLPLLVLNNFLTLIALLATSVNLPRPRLYYPLVLLLNAGVSGAFLADNLLLFFLFYELELIPLYLLIAIWGGARRSYAATKFLIYTAISGVLLLAGFLGLVWLAHAPSFDFDPQLSTLLPLSSQLVLLGLILVGFGIKIPLVPFHTWLPDAHVEASTPISVLLAGVLLKLGTYGLVRFGVQLFPQAWQVLAPGLATWAVVSVLYGALMAIAQTDMKKMVAYSSIGHMGFVLLATATATPLSILAAIAQMMSHGLISALLFLLVGVVYEKTGSRNIEVLRGLLNPERGLPLIGSLMIVGVMASGGIPGMVGFVAEFLIFRSSFLTFPVQTLLCMVGTGLTAVYFLLLVNRVFFGRLPNELSDLPPVAWGDRLPSLLLATLILILGIVPNWLIHWSKTTVSLLTTAVATLPAP; encoded by the coding sequence ATGGCTACTACTGTAATGCCGCTGTTGAGTTTTCTCCTCTGGGTGCCTTTGCTGGGTGCCCTTGCCCTAACCCTGTTACCCACTGAAACCGCAGGGCGCACCTACCGTAGCTTAGCGGTTATCATGGCAGCGATCGCCCTTGTCGTTAGTCTCGCGATTGCCCGTTTGTTTGACCCCGCCAATGCAGCCCCACAACTCACAGAGGTGATTCCTTGGCTAGAGCCATTAGGCTTGAGCTATCGCCTGAGTGTGGATGGCCTGTCGCTGCCGCTATTGGTCTTAAATAACTTCCTGACGCTGATTGCCCTATTGGCCACTTCTGTCAATCTGCCCCGTCCTCGGTTGTATTACCCGCTGGTACTGCTGTTGAATGCGGGCGTCAGTGGCGCCTTTTTGGCTGACAATTTGCTGCTCTTTTTCCTCTTCTATGAATTGGAGTTGATTCCCCTTTACCTTTTGATTGCCATTTGGGGTGGAGCACGGCGCAGTTATGCGGCCACCAAGTTTTTAATTTACACGGCGATTTCCGGGGTGCTGCTCCTCGCTGGCTTCCTAGGACTAGTGTGGCTTGCCCATGCCCCCTCCTTTGACTTTGACCCTCAGTTATCCACCCTCTTGCCCCTGAGTTCACAGCTTGTTCTGTTGGGTCTGATTTTGGTGGGGTTTGGCATCAAGATTCCCCTCGTGCCCTTCCATACCTGGCTACCCGATGCCCACGTCGAAGCCTCCACGCCCATTTCAGTTCTGCTAGCGGGGGTACTCCTGAAACTGGGTACCTATGGGCTAGTGCGCTTTGGGGTGCAATTATTCCCGCAGGCATGGCAGGTCTTGGCACCAGGGTTGGCCACTTGGGCAGTGGTGAGTGTTCTCTACGGTGCCCTGATGGCGATCGCCCAAACGGATATGAAAAAAATGGTGGCCTACAGTTCCATTGGGCACATGGGGTTTGTGCTCTTAGCCACTGCCACTGCCACCCCCTTAAGCATTCTGGCAGCCATTGCCCAAATGATGAGCCACGGGTTAATTTCCGCCCTCCTCTTTTTGTTGGTGGGGGTTGTCTATGAAAAAACCGGTAGCCGCAACATTGAGGTACTGCGGGGATTGCTCAACCCTGAGCGGGGGTTGCCCCTGATTGGCAGCCTGATGATTGTCGGTGTCATGGCCAGTGGCGGTATCCCCGGCATGGTGGGCTTTGTGGCGGAGTTTCTGATTTTCCGCAGTAGTTTTCTCACCTTCCCAGTGCAGACGCTCCTGTGTATGGTGGGTACAGGGTTAACGGCAGTGTATTTTCTCTTGTTGGTGAACCGCGTCTTTTTTGGCCGTCTGCCCAATGAATTGAGTGATTTACCACCGGTTGCTTGGGGCGATCGCCTGCCGAGCCTCCTATTAGCCACGCTAATCTTGATCTTAGGGATTGTTCCCAACTGGTTAATCCATTGGAGTAAAACCACTGTTAGCCTTCTCACCACTGCTGTTGCTACGCTGCCTGCACCATGA
- the glyA gene encoding serine hydroxymethyltransferase, with product MTHIDWLAQTDPLVAAMVQREVQRQQQHLELIASENFTSPAVMAAQGTVLTNKYAEGLPGKRYYGGCEFVDEVEQLAIDRAKELFAAAHANVQPHSGAQANFAVFLALLNPGDTIMGMDLSHGGHLTHGSPVNVSGKWFNVVHYGVHPETERLDMDQVRDLARQHRPKLIICGYSAYPRVIPFAEFRQIADEVGAYLMADIAHIAGLVATGHHPNPVPLCDVVTTTTHKTLRGPRGGLILTRDEELGKKFDKAVFPGTQGGPLEHVIAAKAVAFGEALKPEFKAYSGQVIRNAQALAAGLQARQLRLVSGGTDNHLMLIDLRSVNLTGKEADRLMGEINITTNKNTIPFDPASPFVTSGLRLGTPALTTRGFTETEFTEIAEIISDRLHAPADETIKNRCRERVAALCTKFPLYPHLQLPQPVLA from the coding sequence ATGACCCATATTGATTGGCTTGCGCAAACGGATCCGTTGGTTGCTGCAATGGTGCAGCGAGAAGTCCAACGGCAGCAGCAACACCTTGAACTGATTGCCAGCGAAAACTTTACTTCTCCTGCGGTGATGGCCGCTCAAGGCACAGTTCTCACCAATAAATATGCTGAAGGATTGCCCGGCAAACGCTACTACGGTGGCTGTGAGTTTGTGGATGAAGTGGAGCAACTGGCCATCGATCGCGCCAAGGAACTCTTTGCCGCTGCCCACGCCAATGTGCAGCCCCACTCCGGTGCCCAAGCCAATTTTGCCGTTTTTTTGGCGCTGCTGAATCCCGGCGACACGATTATGGGGATGGATTTGTCCCACGGCGGCCATCTGACCCATGGTTCCCCCGTCAATGTTTCGGGTAAATGGTTTAACGTGGTGCATTACGGGGTTCATCCTGAAACCGAGCGCCTCGATATGGATCAGGTGCGGGATTTGGCACGGCAGCACCGTCCCAAGCTGATCATCTGCGGCTATTCCGCTTATCCTCGCGTCATTCCCTTTGCCGAATTTCGCCAAATTGCCGATGAAGTGGGTGCCTACCTCATGGCTGATATTGCCCACATTGCCGGTTTGGTTGCCACAGGTCACCATCCCAATCCTGTGCCCCTTTGCGATGTGGTCACCACCACAACCCACAAAACCTTGCGCGGTCCTCGCGGTGGCCTGATTCTTACCCGGGATGAAGAGTTGGGCAAAAAATTCGATAAAGCGGTCTTTCCCGGTACCCAAGGGGGACCCTTGGAGCACGTCATTGCCGCTAAGGCTGTGGCCTTTGGTGAAGCCCTCAAGCCCGAGTTCAAAGCCTATTCTGGCCAAGTGATCCGCAATGCCCAAGCCCTCGCTGCGGGGCTACAAGCGCGACAACTACGCCTTGTCTCTGGGGGTACCGATAACCACTTGATGCTGATTGATCTGCGATCGGTGAATCTGACGGGCAAAGAGGCCGATCGCCTGATGGGGGAAATCAACATCACCACCAATAAAAATACGATTCCCTTTGACCCCGCTTCTCCCTTTGTCACCAGTGGTCTGCGCTTGGGGACGCCGGCGTTGACAACCCGTGGCTTCACTGAAACCGAGTTTACAGAAATCGCCGAAATTATTAGCGATCGCCTGCATGCTCCCGCGGATGAAACCATCAAGAACCGCTGCCGCGAGCGGGTGGCAGCCCTCTGCACCAAATTTCCTCTCTATCCCCACTTGCAATTGCCACAACCAGTGCTAGCCTGA
- a CDS encoding CO2 hydration protein: MTLTTTAPTSLHQELRTAILERLLHGQALLPDTPTHVMEVVGILKSYGVVLKAYAENLCDISERQFLVLFPFFKYFNGEITIPKLLRHWWHDRINYEYAEYCMRAMMWHGGGGLDAFLDSAEFRQLAGKAITAKLRGNPLMQLVNQLFPEFLLETVRMLCYYSGLGQFWTVMYPIFLTLSDRYDAGEIRSIPDVVDHIRAGLIAASDRPITYSVKIRGQTYEILPASAGLTFLPDTAIPYVEAVFLRGTPFFGLVSFNAQAQQISRDQSEFGYGALFADPIPTGAAGIPPTLLMQDMRHYLPPYLLEFYRRQGRGEDDLRVKICQTFQKSMFCVTTAAITALAPYPWTTTDPQEQAANRAFYETWLDRLATSRLWNVQLSN; this comes from the coding sequence ATGACCCTGACTACCACTGCTCCCACCTCTTTGCATCAAGAACTGCGTACCGCCATCCTAGAGCGCTTGCTCCACGGTCAAGCCCTGTTACCGGATACGCCCACCCACGTGATGGAAGTGGTGGGCATCCTCAAAAGCTATGGGGTCGTGCTCAAGGCCTATGCCGAAAATCTCTGCGACATTAGTGAGCGGCAATTTCTGGTTCTCTTCCCCTTTTTCAAATACTTCAATGGCGAGATTACCATTCCCAAGCTGCTGCGCCACTGGTGGCACGACCGCATTAACTACGAATACGCTGAATACTGTATGCGCGCCATGATGTGGCACGGGGGCGGTGGTCTGGATGCCTTCTTGGATTCGGCAGAATTTCGGCAATTGGCGGGCAAGGCGATCACTGCTAAGCTGCGGGGCAACCCCCTGATGCAACTAGTGAACCAGCTTTTTCCAGAGTTTTTGCTGGAAACGGTACGGATGCTCTGCTACTACAGTGGCTTGGGGCAGTTTTGGACAGTGATGTATCCCATTTTTTTGACGCTGAGCGATCGCTACGATGCGGGTGAAATTCGCAGCATTCCCGATGTCGTGGATCACATTCGCGCCGGTCTAATTGCTGCCAGCGATCGCCCCATTACCTACAGCGTTAAAATTCGCGGCCAAACCTACGAGATTCTCCCCGCTAGTGCTGGGCTGACCTTTCTACCAGATACTGCTATTCCCTATGTCGAGGCGGTCTTTCTACGGGGCACCCCCTTCTTTGGCCTCGTTTCCTTCAATGCCCAAGCCCAGCAAATTTCCCGCGATCAATCCGAGTTTGGCTATGGTGCCCTCTTTGCGGATCCCATTCCCACGGGTGCCGCTGGCATTCCCCCCACCCTGCTTATGCAGGATATGCGCCACTATCTTCCTCCCTATCTTTTAGAGTTCTATCGTCGTCAAGGCCGAGGGGAAGACGATCTGCGGGTCAAAATCTGCCAAACCTTCCAAAAATCAATGTTTTGCGTCACCACGGCGGCAATCACTGCCCTTGCCCCCTATCCTTGGACGACCACTGATCCCCAAGAGCAAGCCGCCAATCGGGCATTCTACGAAACGTGGCTGGATCGCCTCGCAACCTCCCGCCTCTGGAACGTCCAACTGAGCAACTAA